A portion of the bacterium genome contains these proteins:
- the nrdR gene encoding transcriptional regulator NrdR, whose amino-acid sequence MQCPYCRAPESRVVDSRLAKDGDVIRRRRHCDACGRRFTTYERVEVLLPMVVKKDDRREPFDRSKIVSGLQRAVEKRPVSVDAILAVADRIERWLQERGEREVRSSEIGEALMRELHALDGVAYVRFASVYRSFRDVHEFMHELEELIAQRRDADRAGTARKPPRTGARRERSRR is encoded by the coding sequence ATGCAGTGCCCGTACTGCCGTGCGCCGGAGAGTCGGGTCGTGGACTCCCGGCTCGCGAAGGACGGCGACGTCATCCGCCGCCGGCGGCATTGCGACGCGTGCGGGCGCCGGTTCACGACCTACGAGCGGGTCGAGGTGCTGCTGCCGATGGTCGTGAAGAAGGACGACCGCCGCGAGCCCTTCGACCGCAGCAAGATCGTCAGCGGGCTGCAGCGCGCGGTGGAGAAGCGGCCCGTGTCGGTCGACGCCATCCTCGCCGTCGCCGACCGCATCGAGCGCTGGCTGCAGGAGCGCGGCGAGCGCGAGGTGCGCAGCAGCGAGATCGGCGAGGCGCTCATGCGCGAGCTGCACGCGCTCGACGGGGTCGCCTACGTGCGCTTCGCCTCGGTCTACCGCTCGTTCCGCGACGTGCACGAGTTCATGCACGAGCTCGAGGAGCTGATCGCGCAGCGCCGTGACGCCGACCGCGCCGGCACGGCACGCAAGCCGCCGCGCACCGGGGCTCGTCGCGAGCGGTCGCGGCGGTGA
- a CDS encoding serine hydroxymethyltransferase — translation MTTPLASTDPEVLEAIRREAERQEFNLELIASENYVSPAVLEAQGSILTNKYAEGYPGKRYYGGCEWVDVVEQLAIDRAKALFGAEVANVQPHSGSQANMCVYFSTLEPGDTILAMNLSHGGHLTHGSPVNFSGKFFEIVPYGVRESDGRLDMDQVRDLARRERPKMIVAGHSAYPRQLDFAAFRAIADETGALLMADMAHFAGLVAAGEHPSPIPHCDFVTTTTHKTLRGPRGGMILTRTAHEKAINSSVFPGNQGGPLMHVIAGKAVALKEAMQPAFKAYARQIVANARALADGLMRRGLRLSSGGTDNHLMLVDLRGTELSGKVAQETLDAARITVNKNGVPFDPRPPFVTSGVRIGTPAVTTRGMREPEMEVVADLIHRALQHVGDEAALRRVGGEVHDLCARFPLPGSQRV, via the coding sequence ATGACCACGCCGCTCGCCAGCACCGACCCGGAGGTGCTCGAAGCCATCCGGCGCGAAGCCGAGCGGCAGGAGTTCAACCTCGAGCTGATCGCGTCGGAGAACTACGTCAGTCCCGCCGTGCTCGAGGCCCAGGGCTCCATCCTCACGAACAAGTACGCCGAGGGCTACCCGGGCAAGCGCTACTACGGCGGCTGCGAGTGGGTCGACGTCGTCGAGCAGCTGGCCATCGATCGCGCGAAGGCGCTCTTCGGCGCCGAGGTCGCGAACGTCCAGCCGCACTCGGGCTCGCAGGCGAACATGTGCGTCTACTTCTCGACGCTCGAGCCCGGCGACACGATCCTCGCCATGAACCTGTCGCACGGCGGACATCTGACCCACGGCAGCCCGGTCAATTTCTCCGGCAAGTTCTTCGAGATCGTTCCCTATGGCGTGCGCGAGTCGGACGGCCGCCTCGACATGGATCAGGTCCGCGACCTGGCCCGTCGCGAGCGCCCGAAGATGATCGTCGCCGGGCATTCCGCCTATCCGCGCCAGCTCGACTTCGCGGCGTTCCGCGCCATTGCCGACGAGACGGGCGCGCTGCTCATGGCCGACATGGCGCACTTCGCGGGCCTGGTCGCGGCCGGCGAGCACCCGTCGCCGATCCCCCACTGCGACTTCGTCACCACCACCACGCACAAGACGTTGCGCGGCCCCCGCGGGGGCATGATCCTCACCCGTACGGCGCACGAGAAGGCGATCAACTCCTCCGTCTTCCCCGGCAACCAGGGCGGCCCGCTCATGCACGTCATCGCCGGCAAGGCGGTGGCCCTGAAGGAGGCGATGCAGCCGGCGTTCAAGGCGTACGCACGTCAGATCGTCGCCAACGCCCGCGCGCTCGCCGACGGCCTCATGCGGCGCGGCCTGCGGCTCTCGTCGGGCGGGACCGACAACCACCTCATGCTGGTCGACCTCCGCGGCACCGAGCTGTCGGGCAAGGTCGCGCAGGAGACGCTCGACGCCGCCCGCATCACGGTCAACAAGAACGGCGTCCCGTTCGACCCGCGCCCGCCCTTCGTGACCAGCGGCGTCCGCATCGGCACCCCGGCCGTCACCACGCGCGGGATGCGGGAGCCGGAGATGGAGGTCGTCGCCGACCTCATCCACCGGGCGCTGCAGCACGTCGGCGACGAGGCCGCCCTGCGCCGCGTCGGCGGCGAGGTGCACGACCTCTGCGCCCGCTTCCCGCTCCCCGGGTCGCAGCGCGTCTAG
- the acpP gene encoding acyl carrier protein, which yields MAASVEQRVREIICEQLGVSEDQVTPQASFIEDLGADSLDIVELVMALEEEYDMEISDEEAEKIRTVQDVVQYIESHK from the coding sequence ATGGCAGCCAGCGTCGAACAGCGCGTGAGAGAGATCATCTGTGAGCAGCTCGGAGTGAGCGAGGATCAGGTGACGCCGCAGGCCTCGTTCATCGAGGATCTCGGGGCCGACTCGCTCGACATCGTCGAGCTCGTGATGGCGCTCGAGGAAGAATACGACATGGAGATCTCGGACGAGGAGGCGGAGAAGATCCGCACCGTCCAGGACGTCGTCCAGTACATCGAAAGCCACAAGTGA
- the fabG gene encoding 3-oxoacyl-[acyl-carrier-protein] reductase, with translation MSAELAGQTAVVTGASRGIGRGIAAMLAARGAHVVVNYVSNADSAAAVVDAITAAGGSAHAAGFDVGDPTATRDALKDIVDRQGRIDIFVANAGVSIDGLVLRFSDDDWNRVLQTNLTGVFHCARAALRTMVRNRYGRIVSVTSVVAGMGNAGQTAYAAAKAGVEGFTRSLAREVASRGITVNAVAPGFVDTEMTAALDAGQRAAYTGLIPVGRMGTPDDVAAAVAFLASPAAGYVTGHVLHVNGGLWM, from the coding sequence ATGAGCGCTGAGCTGGCGGGACAGACGGCGGTCGTCACCGGGGCCTCGCGCGGCATCGGTCGCGGCATCGCGGCCATGCTCGCGGCGCGCGGGGCGCACGTGGTGGTCAACTACGTCAGCAACGCGGACTCGGCGGCTGCCGTGGTCGACGCGATCACCGCCGCCGGCGGCTCCGCCCACGCCGCCGGCTTCGACGTCGGCGACCCGACCGCAACCCGCGACGCCCTGAAGGATATCGTTGACCGGCAGGGCAGAATCGATATCTTCGTCGCCAACGCCGGGGTCTCGATCGACGGCCTCGTGCTGCGCTTCTCCGACGACGACTGGAACAGGGTCCTGCAGACCAACCTGACAGGGGTGTTCCATTGTGCCCGCGCGGCGTTGCGCACCATGGTCCGCAATCGCTACGGGCGGATCGTCAGCGTCACCTCCGTCGTGGCCGGCATGGGCAACGCGGGCCAGACGGCCTACGCGGCGGCGAAGGCCGGCGTCGAGGGCTTCACGCGCTCGCTGGCGCGCGAGGTCGCGAGTCGGGGGATCACCGTCAATGCGGTGGCGCCGGGCTTCGTCGATACCGAGATGACCGCCGCACTGGACGCGGGCCAGCGCGCCGCGTACACGGGCCTGATTCCCGTCGGACGCATGGGGACACCCGACGACGTCGCTGCCGCCGTGGCCTTTCTCGCCAGCCCCGCGGCAGGCTACGTCACCGGCCACGTCCTGCACGTGAACGGCGGGCTCTGGATGTGA
- the fabD gene encoding ACP S-malonyltransferase → MGRELASDFPRARATLAEADAALGFALSRLCFAGPAEELALTAHAQPAILAVSVAAWRVLADETGVRPLALAGHSLGEWSALVVAGAIAFGDAVRGVRERGRLMQAAVPVGEGAMAAVLGLDPGEVETLCREAAGDGVCTPANLNGGGQVVVAGHAAAVERLIALAGARRARATRLAVSAPFHCALMAPAAEGLAAWLADVPLAAPALPVVTSVEARPVGGADDVRALLVRQVTAPVRWEDTARAVGAMGAAVALEVGPGRVLAGLMRRIVPGLPTQPTGDPAGVARAREVLA, encoded by the coding sequence ATGGGCCGGGAGCTCGCGAGCGATTTCCCGCGCGCGCGCGCCACGCTGGCCGAGGCCGACGCGGCGCTCGGCTTCGCGCTCTCGCGCCTGTGCTTCGCGGGGCCGGCGGAGGAGCTGGCGCTCACCGCGCACGCGCAGCCGGCGATCCTCGCCGTCAGCGTGGCGGCCTGGCGCGTCCTCGCCGACGAGACCGGCGTTCGCCCGCTCGCGCTCGCCGGCCACAGCCTCGGCGAGTGGAGTGCGCTCGTGGTCGCCGGCGCGATCGCGTTCGGCGATGCCGTGCGCGGCGTGCGCGAGCGCGGACGGCTCATGCAGGCGGCGGTGCCGGTGGGTGAAGGCGCGATGGCAGCGGTGCTCGGGCTCGACCCGGGCGAGGTCGAGACGCTCTGCCGCGAGGCCGCGGGCGACGGCGTCTGCACGCCGGCCAACCTGAACGGGGGCGGACAGGTGGTCGTGGCGGGGCACGCCGCCGCGGTCGAGCGCCTGATCGCGCTGGCGGGGGCCCGGCGTGCGCGCGCCACGCGGCTCGCGGTGAGCGCCCCCTTCCATTGCGCGCTGATGGCACCCGCAGCCGAGGGCCTCGCCGCCTGGCTCGCGGACGTGCCGCTCGCGGCCCCTGCGCTGCCGGTCGTCACCAGCGTCGAGGCGCGCCCGGTAGGTGGCGCCGACGACGTGCGCGCGCTGCTCGTCCGTCAGGTGACGGCGCCGGTCCGCTGGGAGGACACCGCCCGGGCGGTGGGTGCCATGGGCGCGGCCGTCGCGCTCGAGGTCGGGCCGGGCCGGGTTCTCGCCGGCCTCATGCGGCGGATCGTGCCGGGGTTGCCGACGCAGCCGACCGGCGATCCCGCCGGCGTCGCGCGGGCCCGGGAGGTGCTGGCATGA
- the rpmF gene encoding 50S ribosomal protein L32: MGLPKRRTSSTKRDKRRAHDALAAPHAIACPQCGERTLLHRACPHCGTYRGRQVKEAKDA; the protein is encoded by the coding sequence ATGGGACTGCCGAAGCGACGCACGTCGTCCACCAAGCGCGACAAGCGTCGCGCCCACGACGCTCTCGCGGCGCCGCACGCGATCGCCTGCCCGCAGTGCGGCGAGCGCACGTTGCTGCATCGGGCCTGCCCGCATTGCGGCACCTACCGCGGGCGCCAGGTGAAGGAAGCGAAGGACGCCTGA
- a CDS encoding DUF177 domain-containing protein: MKIAIDQIVETPKALHYLEDADPLNAELRKGAGDYDVPQALAVDLDYYRAGLDVYFGGRVHGAARGHCARCLDEFAVPLDVPVSVVLTPRNAADLEGGELGDGDLGLSFYEGEEIDVTALVREQTLLALPSRALCSESCRGLCPRCGVNRNTTVCTCDTEPGDGPLGALRTLVRRS; the protein is encoded by the coding sequence ATGAAGATCGCGATCGACCAGATCGTGGAGACCCCGAAGGCGCTCCACTACCTCGAGGACGCGGACCCCTTGAACGCCGAGCTGCGCAAGGGGGCCGGCGACTACGACGTCCCGCAGGCCCTCGCCGTCGATCTCGACTACTACCGTGCCGGCCTCGACGTGTACTTCGGCGGCCGTGTCCACGGCGCCGCCCGCGGCCACTGCGCCCGCTGCCTCGACGAGTTCGCGGTGCCGCTCGACGTGCCGGTCTCGGTGGTCCTGACGCCGCGCAACGCGGCCGACCTCGAGGGCGGCGAGCTCGGCGACGGCGACCTCGGGCTCTCGTTCTACGAGGGCGAGGAGATCGACGTCACGGCGCTGGTGCGCGAGCAGACCCTGCTCGCGCTGCCGAGCCGGGCGCTGTGCAGCGAGAGCTGCCGCGGGCTCTGTCCGCGCTGCGGCGTCAACCGCAACACCACGGTCTGCACCTGCGACACCGAGCCCGGCGACGGGCCGCTCGGGGCGCTCCGCACGCTGGTCCGCCGCAGCTGA
- the lpxD gene encoding UDP-3-O-(3-hydroxymyristoyl)glucosamine N-acyltransferase: MRLADIARALDAEVEGDGEVDIRGVAALEDATPGTISFLADRRLEGHLAGTRASALVLAPQAPAVSVPVIRVPQPYLAFVRVIELFHPAVRPPAGVHPTAVVDPAAEIGPGAAIGPHVVVGAGARLGRDAVLHARVTIYPGASIGDDFTAHAGAIVREAVVIGDRVTLHAGAVVGSDGFGYLPTPTGARKIPQVGTVTIEDDVEIGANSTIDRAALGTTHVGRGTKIDNLVMIAHGCRIGPSCLLAAQTGLAGGTRLGAGVMLGGQVGASGHLTIGDGAQVAAQSGIHSDIPAGTVWGGYPAMDVRLWRRVTSAVMRLPELLRRVRRLERALGADGPGTETD; this comes from the coding sequence ATGCGGCTCGCCGACATCGCCCGCGCGCTGGACGCCGAGGTCGAGGGGGATGGCGAGGTCGATATCCGCGGCGTCGCCGCCCTCGAGGACGCCACCCCGGGCACCATCTCGTTCCTCGCCGACCGCCGGCTCGAGGGACACCTCGCGGGTACGCGGGCATCGGCACTGGTCCTGGCGCCGCAGGCGCCCGCGGTCTCCGTGCCGGTGATCCGCGTCCCGCAGCCGTATCTCGCCTTCGTGCGGGTGATCGAGCTGTTCCACCCGGCCGTGCGCCCCCCGGCGGGCGTGCACCCGACGGCGGTCGTCGACCCGGCGGCGGAGATCGGTCCGGGCGCCGCGATCGGGCCCCACGTCGTCGTGGGCGCCGGCGCACGCCTCGGCCGCGACGCCGTGCTGCACGCGCGCGTGACGATCTACCCCGGGGCCAGCATCGGCGACGACTTCACCGCCCACGCCGGTGCGATCGTGCGCGAGGCCGTGGTGATCGGGGATCGCGTCACGCTGCACGCCGGCGCCGTCGTCGGCAGCGACGGCTTCGGCTATCTGCCCACGCCCACCGGGGCGCGGAAGATACCCCAGGTCGGTACGGTCACGATCGAGGACGACGTCGAGATCGGCGCCAACAGCACGATCGACCGCGCGGCCCTCGGCACGACTCACGTCGGCCGCGGCACCAAGATCGACAATCTGGTCATGATCGCGCACGGTTGCCGGATCGGCCCGAGCTGCCTCCTCGCCGCGCAGACCGGGCTCGCGGGCGGTACGCGCCTGGGGGCCGGGGTGATGCTCGGCGGCCAGGTGGGGGCGAGCGGGCATCTCACCATCGGCGACGGCGCCCAGGTCGCGGCCCAGAGCGGCATCCACTCGGACATCCCGGCGGGCACGGTCTGGGGCGGCTACCCGGCGATGGACGTGCGTCTGTGGCGGCGGGTGACGAGCGCCGTCATGCGCCTGCCCGAGCTGCTCCGCCGGGTCCGCCGACTCGAGCGCGCGCTGGGTGCCGACGGACCCGGAACCGAGACCGACTAG
- a CDS encoding ATP phosphoribosyltransferase: MNVLQLGIPKGSLEAATVELFRRSGWKIGIDSRSYFPTVDDPGLRCLLVRAQEMARYVESGTLDAGITGRDWVLEYDAKVVSAKELVYSKTSLRPTRWVLVVSRDSPVQKPEDLRGARIATELVGYTKRWFTERKIDVQIEFSWGATEAKVAEGLVDAIVEVTETGSTIRAHGLRIVCELFESVPQLIVNPTAWDTPWKREKIEQISMLLQGALRAEAQVGLKMNVPAAQLPEVVALLPSITAPTVSNLYGTDWLAVESVIAEATVRDLIPRLMRAGAVGIIEYPLNKICG; this comes from the coding sequence ATGAACGTCCTTCAGCTGGGCATCCCGAAGGGCAGCCTCGAAGCCGCGACCGTGGAGCTCTTCCGGCGCTCCGGCTGGAAGATCGGCATCGACTCGCGCAGCTACTTCCCGACCGTCGACGATCCGGGCCTGCGCTGCCTCCTCGTGCGCGCCCAGGAGATGGCCCGCTACGTCGAGAGCGGCACGCTCGACGCCGGCATCACCGGCCGCGACTGGGTCCTCGAGTACGACGCCAAGGTCGTCAGCGCCAAGGAGCTCGTGTACTCGAAGACGAGCCTCCGCCCCACGCGCTGGGTGCTGGTCGTGAGCCGCGACTCGCCGGTCCAGAAGCCCGAGGACCTCCGCGGCGCGCGCATCGCGACCGAGCTGGTCGGCTACACGAAGCGCTGGTTCACGGAGCGCAAGATCGACGTCCAGATCGAGTTCTCGTGGGGCGCGACGGAGGCCAAGGTGGCCGAGGGTCTGGTCGACGCGATCGTCGAGGTGACCGAGACCGGCTCGACGATCCGCGCCCACGGCCTGCGCATCGTCTGCGAGCTGTTCGAGTCGGTGCCGCAGCTGATCGTCAACCCGACCGCCTGGGACACGCCGTGGAAGCGCGAGAAGATCGAGCAGATCTCGATGCTCCTCCAGGGCGCGCTGCGGGCCGAGGCGCAGGTCGGGCTCAAGATGAACGTGCCGGCGGCGCAGCTCCCGGAGGTGGTCGCCCTGCTGCCGTCGATCACGGCGCCGACGGTCTCGAATCTCTATGGGACGGACTGGCTCGCGGTCGAGAGCGTCATCGCCGAGGCCACGGTGCGCGACCTCATCCCCCGGCTGATGCGCGCCGGCGCGGTGGGCATCATCGAGTACCCGCTCAACAAGATCTGCGGCTGA
- the cyoE gene encoding heme o synthase, with protein sequence MDRAPLPDVPDAAPAGTAAVTPATLPLGATAAWRRVADYVELTKPRVVMMVLVTTVVGYYLGSAGTSDLVRLVHTLVGTALAAGGTLALNQWMERDVDARMERTRRRPLPEGRVLPIEAFVLGSALVVAGLAWLLVTVNVLCAAVTAVVVVTYLGLYTPLKQVTSACSLVGAVPGALPPVAGFAAACDRLDPLAWVLFAILFFWQIPHTLAIGQLYRDDYARGGIRVLPVVDRDGPSTATHAVTNCLALLPVALLPTFLGVVGTAYFFVALVAGLGFLWAAIGLARRGGAADARRLLVASLVYLPVLLAAMAFDKLPLMP encoded by the coding sequence ATGGATCGCGCTCCGCTCCCCGACGTGCCGGACGCGGCGCCTGCGGGGACGGCCGCAGTGACTCCCGCGACCCTGCCCCTCGGTGCCACCGCCGCGTGGCGGCGCGTCGCCGACTACGTCGAGCTGACGAAGCCGCGCGTGGTGATGATGGTGCTGGTCACCACGGTCGTCGGCTACTACCTCGGCTCCGCCGGCACCTCCGACCTCGTGCGCCTGGTCCACACGCTCGTCGGGACGGCGCTCGCCGCCGGAGGCACGCTGGCGCTGAACCAGTGGATGGAGCGCGACGTCGACGCGCGCATGGAGCGCACCCGGCGCCGGCCGCTGCCCGAAGGACGCGTCCTGCCGATCGAGGCGTTCGTACTCGGCAGCGCCCTCGTCGTCGCCGGACTCGCCTGGCTCCTCGTCACGGTCAACGTGCTCTGCGCGGCGGTGACGGCGGTCGTGGTGGTGACGTATCTCGGCCTCTACACCCCGCTCAAGCAGGTGACGTCGGCCTGCTCGCTGGTCGGGGCGGTGCCGGGCGCCCTGCCGCCGGTCGCCGGCTTCGCGGCCGCGTGCGATCGTCTCGACCCGCTCGCGTGGGTGCTCTTCGCGATCCTGTTCTTCTGGCAGATTCCACACACGCTCGCGATCGGGCAGCTCTACCGCGACGACTACGCGCGCGGCGGCATCCGCGTCCTCCCGGTCGTCGACCGCGACGGGCCCAGCACCGCCACGCATGCGGTGACGAACTGCCTCGCGTTGCTGCCCGTCGCGCTGCTGCCGACGTTCCTCGGCGTCGTAGGCACGGCCTACTTCTTCGTCGCGCTCGTCGCCGGACTCGGATTCCTCTGGGCGGCGATCGGCCTCGCGCGCCGCGGCGGCGCGGCCGACGCCCGGCGGCTCCTCGTGGCCTCGCTCGTCTACCTGCCCGTGCTGCTGGCGGCGATGGCCTTCGACAAGCTGCCCCTGATGCCGTGA
- a CDS encoding SCO family protein, which produces MRRAATALALLVLVAGCGREELPVLGTLPPFTLTERTGSPVGSDALAGHVWIADFVFTRCPGVCPVLSQRMADLRPKLPKGDDGVRLVSITVDPVHDTPEVLQPYAERFGAGREWLFLTGSRDGVGRLLRDGFKVGFADDGPAEAPITHSERFVLVDRALQIRGYYVGTDPADLARLVADAIALTRRPG; this is translated from the coding sequence GTGCGCCGCGCGGCCACCGCGCTCGCCCTGCTCGTTCTCGTCGCGGGCTGCGGGCGCGAGGAGCTGCCGGTCCTCGGCACGTTGCCGCCCTTCACGCTCACCGAGCGCACCGGCAGCCCGGTCGGCTCCGACGCGCTCGCCGGACACGTGTGGATCGCCGACTTCGTCTTCACCCGCTGCCCCGGCGTCTGTCCGGTCCTGAGCCAGCGCATGGCCGACCTGCGGCCCAAGCTGCCGAAGGGCGACGACGGCGTGCGGCTGGTGTCGATCACCGTCGATCCGGTGCACGACACGCCCGAGGTGCTGCAACCGTATGCGGAGCGCTTCGGCGCCGGCCGCGAGTGGCTCTTCCTCACCGGCTCGCGCGACGGCGTCGGCCGGCTCCTGCGCGACGGCTTCAAGGTCGGCTTCGCGGACGACGGCCCCGCGGAAGCGCCGATCACGCACAGCGAGCGGTTCGTGCTCGTCGACCGCGCTCTCCAGATCCGCGGCTATTACGTGGGCACCGATCCCGCGGACCTGGCGCGCCTGGTCGCCGACGCCATCGCGCTCACCCGTCGGCCCGGCTGA
- a CDS encoding ABC transporter permease produces MTLAIATLWQREVVRFLRQRSRIVGALAQPIVFWLLLGGGLSASFRPAGAAAGSDYLQYFYPGVLALVLLFTAIFSTIAVVEDRRAGFLQGVLVAPVPRAAIVLGQSLGATSLAVLQGALFLVLAPFAGVVLTPERVLATLGAMALVGFGLTNLGLVIAWRMDSTQGFHAVMNLILLPIWFLSGAFFPPEGLPDALVWIMRLDPLTYGVALLRQAMWLGQTVPTGALPSPATGLVVSTVFGLATLAAAVAVARRSATL; encoded by the coding sequence ATGACGCTCGCGATCGCGACGCTGTGGCAACGCGAGGTCGTGCGCTTCCTGCGCCAGCGTAGCCGCATCGTCGGGGCGCTCGCACAGCCGATCGTGTTCTGGCTGCTCCTCGGCGGCGGTCTGTCGGCGTCGTTCCGCCCGGCAGGCGCCGCCGCGGGCAGCGACTACCTCCAGTACTTCTATCCCGGTGTGCTCGCGCTCGTGCTCCTGTTCACGGCGATCTTCTCGACCATCGCCGTGGTCGAGGACCGCCGCGCGGGTTTCCTCCAGGGCGTGCTGGTGGCGCCCGTACCGCGGGCCGCGATCGTGCTCGGGCAATCCCTCGGCGCGACGAGCCTCGCCGTGCTCCAGGGTGCGCTCTTCCTCGTGCTGGCCCCGTTCGCGGGCGTCGTGCTCACGCCCGAGCGCGTGCTCGCGACGCTCGGTGCAATGGCGCTGGTCGGCTTCGGCCTCACGAACCTCGGGCTGGTGATCGCGTGGCGCATGGACTCGACCCAGGGGTTCCATGCGGTGATGAACCTGATCCTGCTGCCGATCTGGTTCCTGTCGGGCGCCTTCTTCCCGCCCGAGGGGCTGCCGGACGCCCTGGTGTGGATCATGCGGCTCGACCCGCTCACCTACGGCGTCGCGCTGCTGCGGCAGGCGATGTGGCTCGGCCAGACGGTGCCGACCGGCGCGCTGCCGTCGCCGGCGACGGGGCTCGTCGTCAGCACCGTGTTCGGGCTCGCGACCCTGGCCGCGGCCGTCGCCGTCGCGCGTCGCAGCGCGACGCTGTAG
- a CDS encoding ATP-binding cassette domain-containing protein: MTATPAIAVDALVQRYGDRTALGGISFAVAPGELFGLLGPNGGGKSTLFRILATLQRPTGGAARIEGHDVVADPAGVRRRIGIVFQHPSVDGKLTVEENLRHHGRLHGLRGADLRERIERQLGRFGLGDRRRDLVEKLSGGLARRVELAKGLLPQPSVLLLDEPSTGLDPGARRDLLGHLAEVRAQEGTTVLLTTHHMDEAERCDRVAVLDRGRLVALDAPGTLKAAVGGDVVVIQGRDPARLQARLRERLRLETRLVDGTLRLEHPRGHELVREVVEALGDDVHSVSVGRPTLEDVFVRLTGRTFFDAGAEAPEGAR, translated from the coding sequence GTGACCGCCACGCCCGCCATCGCCGTCGACGCCCTCGTGCAGCGCTACGGCGATCGCACGGCGCTGGGCGGCATCTCGTTCGCCGTCGCCCCCGGGGAGCTCTTCGGCCTGCTCGGGCCGAACGGCGGCGGCAAGAGCACGCTCTTCCGCATCCTCGCCACGCTCCAGCGGCCGACCGGGGGCGCGGCGCGTATCGAGGGGCACGACGTGGTGGCCGATCCCGCCGGCGTGCGCCGCCGCATCGGCATCGTGTTCCAGCACCCGAGCGTCGACGGCAAGCTCACCGTGGAGGAGAACCTCCGCCACCACGGCCGCCTCCACGGCCTGCGCGGCGCCGATCTGCGGGAGCGTATCGAGCGGCAGCTGGGCCGCTTCGGGCTCGGCGACCGGCGTCGCGATCTGGTCGAGAAGCTCTCGGGCGGACTCGCGCGCCGTGTGGAGCTGGCGAAGGGCCTGCTGCCGCAGCCGTCCGTCCTCCTGCTCGACGAGCCGAGCACCGGGCTCGATCCGGGTGCGCGCCGCGATCTGCTCGGCCACCTCGCCGAGGTGCGCGCGCAGGAAGGCACGACGGTGCTCCTCACGACGCACCACATGGACGAGGCCGAGCGCTGCGACCGGGTCGCCGTCCTCGATCGCGGCCGCCTGGTCGCGCTCGACGCACCCGGCACGCTGAAGGCCGCCGTCGGCGGCGACGTCGTCGTCATCCAGGGGCGCGACCCCGCACGCCTCCAGGCCCGGCTGCGCGAGCGGCTGCGGCTGGAGACGCGTCTCGTCGACGGCACCTTGCGTCTCGAGCATCCGCGCGGCCATGAGCTGGTGCGCGAGGTCGTCGAGGCGCTGGGCGACGACGTCCACAGCGTCAGCGTCGGGCGGCCGACGCTCGAGGACGTCTTCGTGCGCCTCACCGGGCGGACGTTCTTCGACGCCGGAGCCGAGGCGCCGGAGGGCGCACGATGA